The Desmonostoc muscorum LEGE 12446 genome includes a region encoding these proteins:
- the rfbF gene encoding glucose-1-phosphate cytidylyltransferase: protein MKAVILAGGLGTRLSEETSIRPKPMVEIGGKPILWHIMKTYSAHGINDFIICCGYKGYIIKEYFANYFLHMSDVTFDMRFNQMNVHSGYAEPWRVTLVNTGDHTMTGGRLKRISEHVGNDTFCFTYGDGVSDINITELVKFHKEQNSLATLTAVQPAGRFGAISLGYEQTKITNFREKPEGDGAWINGGYFVLEPEVINLIADDSTVWEQEPLEKLASMEQLSAFKHYGFWQPMDTLRDKNHLEGLWNSSQAPWKVW from the coding sequence ATGAAAGCGGTGATTTTAGCCGGAGGGCTTGGTACACGCCTCAGTGAAGAAACTAGTATCAGACCCAAGCCGATGGTTGAGATTGGTGGTAAGCCAATTCTGTGGCACATAATGAAAACTTACTCTGCCCACGGCATTAATGACTTCATCATTTGTTGTGGTTACAAAGGTTACATAATTAAAGAGTATTTTGCTAACTACTTTTTACACATGTCAGATGTAACCTTTGACATGCGATTTAACCAGATGAATGTCCATTCTGGATATGCTGAACCCTGGCGTGTCACCCTAGTAAATACGGGCGACCATACAATGACAGGTGGGCGCTTAAAACGAATCAGCGAACATGTTGGAAATGACACTTTTTGTTTCACTTATGGTGATGGTGTCAGTGATATTAATATCACCGAACTAGTTAAATTTCACAAAGAACAAAACAGCTTAGCAACACTCACAGCCGTGCAACCAGCAGGACGTTTTGGTGCTATTTCCTTAGGATATGAGCAAACTAAAATCACCAACTTTCGGGAAAAACCTGAAGGCGATGGCGCTTGGATTAATGGTGGTTATTTTGTGTTAGAACCAGAAGTGATAAACTTGATTGCTGATGATTCTACCGTGTGGGAGCAAGAGCCATTAGAAAAGCTAGCTTCTATGGAACAGCTATCAGCTTTCAAGCACTATGGTTTTTGGCAACCGATGGATACTTTACGCGATAAAAACCACCTAGAGGGGCTATGGAACAGCAGTCAGGCTCCTTGGAAGGTATGGTAG
- the lhgO gene encoding L-2-hydroxyglutarate oxidase: MYDFAIIGGGIVGLSTALALGKRYPNARILVLEKESQWAFHQTGNNSGVIHSGIYYKPGSFKAKFCRDGSRSMVDFCQEHGIDHEVCGKVIVATEEQELPRLESLYQRGLENDIQVQRISPEEVKEIEPHVSCVGGIRVFSTGIVNYKQVCLKYAQLIQQQGGDLHLNTKVLKILPRAKNQVLETNKGSFETKFVINCSGLHSDRTAKLGQVEPQAKIVPFRGEYYELTPEKRYLVKTLIYPVPNPDFPFLGVHFTRMIDGSVHAGPNAVLSFKREGYKKTDFDLGDFLEVITYPGFWKLAAKHADEGIQEIIRSFSKAAFVKSLQKLIPEVQAEDLVPTHAGVRAQALMNDGKLVDDFLIVSGQNSIHVCNAPSPAATSSLEIGKAIVAQIPQLSHLDSVVTA; this comes from the coding sequence ATGTATGATTTTGCAATTATAGGTGGGGGAATAGTTGGACTCTCTACGGCGCTGGCTTTAGGAAAACGCTATCCCAATGCACGTATTTTAGTACTAGAAAAAGAGAGTCAATGGGCATTTCACCAAACCGGCAATAATAGCGGGGTGATTCATTCTGGTATTTATTACAAGCCAGGAAGTTTCAAGGCTAAATTTTGTCGTGATGGTTCTCGGTCAATGGTAGATTTCTGTCAAGAACATGGAATTGACCACGAAGTTTGTGGTAAAGTAATTGTTGCGACTGAAGAACAAGAGCTACCACGCTTAGAAAGTCTCTACCAACGCGGCTTAGAAAACGACATACAAGTCCAGAGAATTAGCCCCGAAGAAGTCAAGGAAATTGAACCTCATGTTAGTTGTGTAGGTGGAATTCGGGTATTTTCAACTGGTATTGTTAACTACAAGCAAGTTTGTTTGAAATATGCCCAGCTGATTCAACAGCAGGGGGGAGATTTACACCTGAATACAAAAGTACTGAAAATCTTGCCAAGGGCTAAAAATCAGGTACTAGAAACAAACAAAGGTAGCTTTGAAACCAAGTTTGTAATTAATTGTAGTGGATTGCATAGCGATCGCACTGCGAAATTAGGTCAAGTTGAACCCCAAGCCAAAATTGTCCCATTCCGGGGAGAATACTACGAACTCACACCAGAAAAACGCTATCTAGTCAAGACTTTAATTTATCCAGTACCCAACCCAGATTTTCCCTTCCTGGGCGTCCACTTTACCCGGATGATTGATGGTAGCGTTCATGCAGGGCCAAACGCGGTTTTGTCTTTCAAACGCGAAGGTTACAAAAAAACCGACTTTGACCTCGGCGATTTTCTGGAAGTCATCACTTATCCTGGTTTCTGGAAATTGGCAGCCAAACACGCTGATGAAGGCATCCAAGAAATTATTCGCTCCTTTAGTAAAGCAGCCTTCGTTAAAAGTTTGCAAAAACTAATTCCCGAAGTCCAAGCAGAAGATTTAGTTCCCACCCATGCTGGAGTCCGCGCCCAAGCTTTAATGAACGATGGCAAGCTTGTAGACGACTTTTTGATTGTTTCCGGTCAAAACTCCATCCATGTTTGCAATGCTCCTTCTCCTGCTGCAACTTCTTCTCTAGAAATTGGCAAAGCAATTGTGGCGCAAATTCCCCAACTCTCGCATCTAGATAGTGTAGTAACTGCATAG
- a CDS encoding NAD-dependent epimerase/dehydratase family protein — protein MKILVTGTEGYLGSLLPSLLIERGHEVIGLDTGFYKVGWLYNGTDVTPKTLNKDIRNITPDDLEGVEAIVHMAELSNDPAGQLAPNITYEINHIGSVRLATLAKAMGVRRFVYMSSCSVYGVATEDDVTEESPVNPQTAYAECKTLVERDVRPLADDDFSPTFMRNATAFGASPRMRFDIVLNNLAGLAWTSKQIKMTSDGTPWRPLVHALDICKAIVCALEAPRDIVHNQVFNVGDTANNYRVKEIAEIIADIFPDCKLFFGNNGADNRSYRVSFDKINTILPGFKCDWNARLGAQQLLNLFNQIDMAEDTFLFRGFTRLKQLEYLIRTEQIDKDFFWNK, from the coding sequence ATGAAAATATTAGTAACTGGCACAGAAGGCTATCTGGGTTCATTATTGCCATCTCTGTTAATCGAACGGGGACATGAAGTTATCGGTCTAGATACTGGTTTCTATAAAGTTGGTTGGCTGTACAACGGTACTGATGTCACACCCAAAACCCTCAACAAAGATATCCGCAACATCACCCCTGATGATTTGGAAGGTGTAGAAGCAATTGTTCACATGGCGGAACTCTCCAACGACCCAGCTGGACAATTGGCACCGAATATTACCTACGAAATTAATCATATAGGTTCAGTTCGTCTGGCTACCTTGGCTAAGGCTATGGGTGTCCGTCGTTTTGTGTATATGTCTTCGTGCAGTGTCTACGGTGTTGCTACCGAAGATGATGTCACAGAAGAATCTCCAGTTAATCCCCAAACAGCCTACGCAGAGTGTAAAACCCTTGTAGAGAGAGATGTTAGACCATTAGCTGATGATGACTTCTCACCCACCTTTATGCGGAATGCAACTGCTTTTGGTGCTTCTCCCAGGATGCGCTTTGATATTGTTTTAAACAACTTGGCAGGGTTGGCTTGGACTAGCAAACAAATCAAAATGACCAGTGATGGTACACCTTGGCGTCCATTAGTCCATGCATTGGATATTTGCAAAGCAATAGTCTGCGCCTTAGAAGCACCACGGGATATTGTACATAACCAAGTCTTCAATGTAGGAGATACAGCGAACAATTATCGGGTTAAAGAAATCGCTGAAATTATTGCTGATATTTTCCCAGATTGTAAATTGTTCTTTGGCAACAACGGCGCAGATAACCGCAGCTATCGGGTATCCTTCGATAAAATCAACACAATTCTACCTGGATTTAAGTGTGATTGGAATGCTCGACTTGGTGCCCAGCAACTACTTAATTTATTCAATCAAATCGATATGGCTGAAGATACTTTCTTGTTTAGGGGATTTACCCGTTTAAAACAGCTAGAATATCTGATTCGTACTGAGCAAATTGACAAAGATTTTTTCTGGAATAAATAG
- a CDS encoding class I SAM-dependent methyltransferase, whose product MAIAKCRFSGQPLRQTFIDLGMSPLANAYLRPEQLNNAEKFYPLHAYISEDTLLVQLEQFETPDQIFSDYAYFSSYSASWLKHAKTYTDMMVEKFNFNHHTQVIEIASNDGYLLQYFLEKGIPVLGIEPAANIAKVAQDRGIPSINKFFGIETAKELVMQGKLADLLIGNNVLAHVPDLNDFIAGMKAILKSNGILTMEFPHILQLIEQNQFDTIYHEHFSYFSFLTIQKIFAAHNLQIFDVEELPTHGGSLRIYARHDYADYPSIRERVRHLKEKEIAAGLHRIETYVTFGEKVKATKHKLLSFLLTAKAEGKSIAGYGAPAKGNTLLNYCGIGKDFLDYTVDCNPYKQGLFLPGTHIPIFHPDKIRETQPDYVLILPWNLKEEIMEQMAFIGQWGGQFVVPIPEVKIYPCPVPDRLLIAL is encoded by the coding sequence ATGGCGATCGCCAAATGTCGTTTCAGTGGTCAACCTTTACGCCAAACCTTTATTGATTTGGGCATGTCACCTTTAGCCAATGCTTATCTGAGACCAGAGCAGCTAAATAATGCCGAAAAATTTTATCCTCTCCACGCTTATATTTCTGAAGATACTCTCTTAGTTCAATTAGAACAATTTGAAACTCCAGATCAAATTTTTAGTGACTATGCTTACTTTTCTTCCTATTCAGCAAGTTGGCTAAAACACGCCAAAACTTACACCGATATGATGGTAGAAAAGTTTAACTTTAATCATCATACCCAAGTTATTGAAATTGCCAGCAACGACGGCTACTTACTGCAATATTTTTTAGAGAAAGGTATCCCAGTTTTAGGAATAGAACCAGCAGCGAATATAGCCAAAGTTGCTCAAGATAGGGGTATTCCCAGTATTAACAAGTTTTTTGGAATTGAAACTGCCAAAGAACTGGTTATGCAAGGAAAACTCGCTGACCTTTTGATAGGTAACAATGTTTTAGCTCATGTGCCAGATTTAAATGATTTCATCGCCGGGATGAAAGCCATCCTCAAATCAAATGGCATCTTGACGATGGAATTTCCCCATATTTTGCAACTCATTGAACAAAACCAATTTGATACTATTTATCACGAGCATTTTTCTTACTTCTCATTCCTCACAATCCAAAAAATCTTTGCAGCACACAACTTGCAAATTTTTGACGTGGAGGAATTACCAACTCATGGCGGTTCCTTGAGAATTTATGCCAGACATGACTATGCTGATTATCCTAGCATTCGGGAACGAGTTAGGCATTTGAAAGAAAAAGAAATCGCTGCTGGACTACATCGAATAGAAACTTACGTCACATTTGGAGAAAAAGTTAAAGCAACAAAGCACAAGCTATTAAGTTTTCTCTTGACAGCTAAAGCAGAAGGTAAATCAATAGCTGGTTATGGCGCACCTGCTAAAGGTAATACTTTGCTCAATTACTGTGGTATTGGTAAAGATTTTCTCGATTACACAGTAGATTGCAATCCCTACAAACAAGGTTTGTTTTTACCTGGAACTCATATCCCTATCTTCCATCCGGATAAAATTCGTGAAACTCAACCAGATTATGTACTAATTTTACCTTGGAATCTCAAAGAAGAAATTATGGAACAAATGGCATTTATTGGCCAATGGGGTGGACAATTTGTAGTGCCAATTCCTGAAGTAAAAATTTATCCCTGTCCTGTTC